One Bacteroidales bacterium DNA segment encodes these proteins:
- the rlmD gene encoding 23S rRNA (uracil(1939)-C(5))-methyltransferase RlmD, with the protein MGRKKRLPVYEEVPILDIGAEGKSIARVDNQVVFVTKALPGDVVDIKITRKKKSYMEGLPLRFHQYSDKRVEPFCKHFDLCGGCKWQDLPYSEQLKYKRQQVTDNLERIAKVDLPLVRDILPAPDTRYYRNKMEFTFSSIRWLRKEEMDLPDEEKELRGLGLHIPGRWDKVVDIEHCYLQKEPSNRIRLAVKDFAIRNGYSFFDLRKHEGFLRNLIIRTSSTDEVMVILVFALDDPSARESILDYLKEAFPEITSLFYMINPKANDSIFDLDPVLYYGRAFIYEEMEGLKFKVGPKSFYQTNSRQAYELYKLVRRFANLQGDERVYDLYTGTGTIANFLAPHCKHVVGIESVKEAIDDARQNAELNRLNNTTFIHGDMKELLNEDCFSRYGYPQVLVTDPPRAGMHKDVVSNVLRAEPARIVYVSCNPATQARDIYMLAGKYRVMDVQPVDMFPHTYHVENLVLLEKRLD; encoded by the coding sequence GTGGGAAGAAAGAAGCGATTACCGGTTTACGAAGAGGTACCGATACTTGATATAGGAGCTGAAGGAAAATCCATTGCCAGGGTTGACAATCAGGTGGTATTTGTGACCAAAGCCTTGCCCGGTGATGTAGTGGATATCAAGATAACCCGGAAGAAAAAATCCTATATGGAAGGGCTGCCTTTAAGGTTCCACCAATATTCGGATAAGCGTGTCGAGCCTTTTTGTAAACATTTTGACCTGTGTGGTGGCTGTAAGTGGCAGGATTTGCCCTATTCCGAACAATTAAAGTACAAGCGGCAGCAGGTAACTGATAATCTCGAGCGTATAGCAAAGGTTGATCTACCGCTGGTAAGAGATATCCTTCCGGCACCGGATACCCGGTATTACCGGAACAAAATGGAGTTTACCTTTTCCAGTATCCGGTGGTTGAGAAAAGAAGAGATGGACTTACCCGATGAAGAGAAGGAGCTGAGGGGCTTGGGCCTGCATATTCCCGGCCGCTGGGATAAGGTCGTGGATATTGAACATTGCTATCTGCAGAAAGAACCGTCCAACAGAATCCGGCTGGCCGTAAAGGATTTTGCGATCAGAAACGGATACAGTTTTTTCGATCTGAGAAAACATGAAGGTTTCCTGCGCAACCTGATCATCCGTACTTCTTCTACTGATGAAGTGATGGTGATTTTGGTTTTTGCCTTAGATGATCCTTCTGCAAGGGAATCCATTCTGGACTATCTGAAGGAGGCCTTCCCGGAGATCACCTCCCTGTTTTATATGATCAATCCCAAAGCCAATGATTCGATCTTTGACCTGGATCCCGTTTTATATTATGGCAGGGCATTTATTTATGAAGAGATGGAAGGTTTAAAGTTTAAAGTAGGGCCAAAATCATTTTATCAAACCAATTCCCGGCAGGCATACGAGCTTTATAAACTGGTAAGGCGGTTTGCGAATTTGCAGGGTGACGAAAGGGTTTATGATCTTTACACCGGCACCGGCACCATTGCCAATTTTCTGGCTCCACACTGCAAACATGTGGTGGGTATTGAGTCGGTAAAAGAAGCCATAGATGATGCCAGGCAGAATGCCGAATTAAACAGGCTAAACAATACCACCTTTATTCACGGAGATATGAAGGAGCTGCTGAATGAGGATTGCTTCAGCCGGTACGGATACCCGCAGGTTTTGGTAACCGACCCGCCGAGAGCCGGCATGCACAAGGATGTGGTAAGCAATGTTCTCAGGGCAGAACCGGCCAGAATTGTATATGTAAGCTGCAATCCCGCCACGCAGGCCAGGGATATTTACATGCTGGCCGGGAAATACAGGGTAATGGATGTTCAGCCTGTGGATATGTTTCCC
- a CDS encoding beta-lactamase family protein translates to MKALKFGKLNTLLGITLMMVIFILPISFTTFTFPTSASSVAHGEYNIEESEIAQLMYSKKIEKIDSFLNIHHQSINFQGNVLVAHNNYLIYNKSFGYSDPKNNTPLSDDHIFQVASITKQFTAMGIMILKERGLLDYSDSAHRYIDHFPYKDITIRQLLNHTSGLANYMWLLEHYWNKDRPPYNDDVMDMLARHRLNLYFKPGTRFHYTNTGYVVLASIIENITGMRYDAFMEENIFDPLDMNNSYVYSTAYGKNNHQHVNGYRQWGRYFRNVSPTVNDGTVGDKGVYSSVSDLYKWDQGLYENKLISEQTKKEAFQSLELKNGNHYPYGFGFRLKESNGKKMVYHYGKWNGFRTGIIRFIEDTSTIIILNHTDRPYNSRITRNIDQILHEKT, encoded by the coding sequence ATGAAAGCCCTAAAATTCGGAAAACTAAACACATTGCTTGGAATCACCCTAATGATGGTGATATTTATTCTCCCCATTTCCTTCACTACGTTCACCTTTCCCACTTCGGCAAGTAGTGTGGCACATGGGGAATACAATATAGAGGAATCGGAGATCGCCCAACTCATGTACAGCAAAAAAATAGAAAAAATCGATTCTTTTCTTAATATACACCACCAAAGCATAAATTTCCAGGGAAATGTGCTGGTGGCTCATAATAACTACCTGATTTACAACAAATCATTTGGTTATTCCGATCCGAAAAACAACACCCCCCTATCCGACGATCACATATTTCAGGTGGCTTCGATAACCAAACAGTTCACTGCCATGGGGATAATGATACTCAAAGAGCGGGGCTTACTGGATTACTCCGATTCAGCCCATCGATACATCGACCATTTCCCCTATAAAGATATCACCATCAGGCAATTGCTTAATCATACATCAGGCCTTGCCAATTATATGTGGTTATTAGAACATTACTGGAACAAAGACAGACCTCCCTATAACGATGATGTTATGGATATGCTTGCCAGGCACAGGTTAAACCTGTATTTTAAACCAGGTACAAGATTCCACTATACCAATACGGGATATGTGGTACTGGCTTCTATAATAGAAAACATCACAGGGATGCGATACGATGCCTTTATGGAAGAGAACATCTTTGACCCCCTGGATATGAATAATAGTTATGTTTACAGCACGGCTTACGGAAAAAACAACCACCAACATGTAAATGGCTACCGCCAGTGGGGTCGCTATTTCAGAAACGTCTCTCCTACCGTAAACGACGGAACAGTGGGTGACAAAGGCGTATACTCTTCTGTTAGCGATCTGTATAAATGGGACCAGGGGCTGTATGAAAACAAGCTCATTTCAGAACAGACCAAGAAAGAAGCATTTCAATCACTTGAACTGAAAAACGGAAATCACTATCCCTATGGCTTCGGATTCAGGTTAAAGGAATCCAACGGCAAAAAGATGGTTTACCATTATGGCAAATGGAACGGTTTCAGAACCGGTATCATCCGATTTATTGAGGATACCAGCACAATCATCATCCTGAACCATACCGACCGGCCTTATAACAGCAGAATCACAAGGAATATAGATCAAATATTGCACGAAAAAACCTGA